In the Candidatus Electrothrix sp. GW3-4 genome, one interval contains:
- the nifH gene encoding nitrogenase iron protein, translating to MRKVAIYGKGGIGKSTTTQNTVAGLCGLGRKVMVVGCDPKADSTRLLLGGLAQKSVLDTLREEGEDVELEDIRKEGYGGTWCVESGGPEPGVGCAGRGIITSINMLESLGAYEESEALDYAFYDVLGDVVCGGFAMPIRDGKAEEIYIVVSGEMMAMYAANNISKGIMKFAQSGNVRLGGLICNSRAVDNEKEMIEKFAEKLGTQMIWFVPRDNDVQRAEINRKTVIEWKPEVPQADAYRGLAKAIDENDKFVVPTPLEIEELEKLLMDFGLMN from the coding sequence ATGAGAAAGGTAGCAATCTACGGCAAGGGCGGAATCGGAAAATCTACAACAACCCAGAACACCGTGGCCGGACTGTGCGGATTGGGCAGGAAGGTTATGGTTGTCGGCTGTGATCCGAAAGCAGACTCCACCCGTCTGTTGCTTGGTGGTTTGGCCCAGAAATCTGTTCTTGATACCCTGCGCGAAGAGGGTGAGGACGTAGAACTGGAAGATATCCGCAAAGAAGGGTATGGCGGAACCTGGTGTGTTGAGTCTGGTGGTCCTGAGCCGGGAGTTGGTTGTGCCGGTCGTGGTATTATCACCTCTATTAATATGCTGGAGTCCCTGGGTGCTTACGAAGAGAGTGAAGCGCTGGATTATGCCTTTTACGACGTACTGGGTGACGTTGTTTGTGGTGGGTTCGCTATGCCTATCCGCGATGGTAAGGCAGAAGAAATCTACATTGTTGTCTCCGGCGAGATGATGGCTATGTACGCAGCCAACAATATCAGCAAGGGGATCATGAAGTTTGCTCAGTCTGGTAATGTTCGCCTGGGTGGATTGATCTGTAATTCCCGTGCTGTTGATAATGAGAAGGAAATGATTGAGAAGTTCGCGGAGAAGCTTGGAACCCAGATGATTTGGTTTGTACCGCGTGATAACGATGTACAGCGGGCCGAGATTAACAGAAAGACTGTTATTGAATGGAAGCCGGAAGTACCCCAGGCTGATGCCTACCGAGGGCTGGCCAAGGCTATTGACGAGAATGATAAGTTCGTTGTCCCCACTCCGCTGGAGATTGAGGAGCTGGAGAAGTTGCTCATGGATTTCGGTCTGATGAATTAA
- a CDS encoding pyruvate carboxyltransferase codes for MRINQPQLIDSTLREGEQTPSVAFTDQDKHKIIQGLCRIGVDEIELGIASPLNTYLPNLVKEAKKITAGSCRLSLWCRCKAEDIAFAATCFPDLLALSIPVSDPHIQERLGKDRDWISKTLTASLQQAWAAGIPAVSVGMEDASRADTDFLVATAKIAQQHGATRIRLADTVGICSPARMTRLVQTMKEAVSLPVAVHCHNDFGMATANSIAALEAGADSLDATVLGLGERAGNCRLEEVIGYLALVLGEQRYHPEFLPELCQLVAESAGRDIAENHPLVGSAIFTCESGLHQHGLTVNPDMYEPYAPERVGGTRRLRFGEKTGARAIQLQLHKAGLRLDEMQIKDLVHRIRSGGQVLNQEQLLRFAAKCC; via the coding sequence ATGCGCATCAATCAGCCTCAACTTATTGACTCCACCCTTCGGGAAGGGGAGCAGACCCCCAGTGTTGCTTTCACTGATCAGGATAAGCACAAAATTATTCAGGGACTCTGCCGCATTGGCGTTGACGAAATTGAACTCGGTATAGCATCTCCGCTCAACACCTATCTGCCCAATCTTGTCAAGGAGGCCAAAAAAATAACCGCAGGATCCTGCCGTCTCAGCCTGTGGTGCCGGTGCAAAGCAGAGGATATTGCCTTTGCCGCCACCTGTTTCCCTGACCTGCTGGCCCTGTCCATTCCGGTTTCAGACCCCCATATTCAGGAACGACTGGGAAAAGACAGAGATTGGATAAGCAAAACCCTTACTGCTTCGCTTCAACAGGCCTGGGCTGCTGGCATCCCTGCTGTTTCTGTGGGAATGGAAGATGCCTCCCGGGCTGACACGGATTTTCTTGTTGCAACGGCAAAAATTGCTCAGCAGCACGGGGCAACTCGAATTCGTTTGGCAGACACGGTGGGTATCTGTTCTCCGGCTCGTATGACACGCCTCGTGCAGACAATGAAAGAGGCTGTCTCACTGCCGGTTGCTGTCCACTGTCATAATGATTTCGGCATGGCCACTGCCAACTCCATTGCCGCTTTGGAGGCCGGGGCTGACAGTCTTGACGCCACTGTGCTCGGCCTTGGCGAACGAGCAGGCAACTGCCGTCTCGAAGAGGTTATCGGCTACCTTGCTCTCGTACTCGGTGAACAAAGGTACCACCCGGAATTTCTGCCAGAACTCTGCCAACTCGTGGCAGAAAGCGCAGGAAGAGATATTGCTGAAAACCATCCCTTGGTCGGTTCAGCCATATTCACCTGTGAAAGCGGGTTACATCAACATGGGCTGACTGTTAATCCAGATATGTACGAACCATACGCCCCAGAACGTGTCGGCGGAACACGACGACTCCGTTTCGGGGAAAAAACCGGGGCCAGAGCTATCCAGCTGCAACTCCATAAGGCAGGGCTTCGACTTGATGAAATGCAGATCAAAGACTTGGTCCATCGGATACGTTCCGGCGGGCAGGTACTTAACCAGGAGCAGCTTCTCCGCTTTGCCGCTAAATGCTGCTAA